The following are from one region of the Lentimicrobiaceae bacterium genome:
- a CDS encoding ABC transporter ATP-binding protein codes for MAEILNIKNASAGYADELILRNINLSIEDLDYIGVIGPNGGGKTTLVKLILGLIKPIQGSVEFYNQDNGNLIGYLPQVSQIDKRFPITVLEVVLSGLMSAKGRFGSYTYNDKLTALETLDLMGIVDLRSKSIGELSGGQMQRVYLGRAIVAEPRLLILDEPNTFVDNKFEHDLYELLNELNQKMAILMVSHDVGTITSYVKTIACVNRNLHYHRSNIITESQLASYNCPIQLITHGEVPHTVLGEHIHTHIHE; via the coding sequence ATGGCTGAGATACTCAATATAAAAAATGCCAGTGCGGGTTATGCCGACGAGTTGATCCTCCGAAACATTAACCTGAGCATTGAAGATTTGGATTATATAGGGGTGATTGGCCCCAATGGTGGCGGTAAAACCACCCTGGTGAAACTTATTCTCGGCCTTATCAAACCCATACAGGGAAGTGTTGAATTTTACAACCAAGACAACGGAAACCTGATTGGTTACCTGCCTCAGGTTAGTCAGATTGACAAAAGATTTCCGATTACGGTGCTTGAAGTGGTACTTTCAGGATTGATGTCAGCAAAAGGGCGGTTTGGCTCGTACACCTACAACGACAAGCTTACAGCATTAGAAACGTTAGATTTGATGGGCATTGTTGACCTGAGGTCGAAAAGCATAGGTGAATTGTCGGGGGGGCAGATGCAGCGGGTATATCTGGGCAGGGCAATTGTAGCCGAGCCCCGCCTCTTGATATTGGACGAACCCAATACCTTTGTTGACAATAAATTTGAGCATGATTTGTATGAATTATTGAATGAGCTTAACCAAAAAATGGCCATACTGATGGTCTCACACGATGTGGGAACCATCACCAGTTATGTAAAAACCATTGCCTGTGTTAACCGCAACCTTCATTATCACCGGTCAAATATCATCACTGAAAGCCAGCTGGCATCCTATAACTGCCCCATACAACTG
- a CDS encoding zinc ABC transporter substrate-binding protein, whose translation MRRSLYLFSLIFTIGFLSCQQSSNINKDIKTITVSILPQKFIVTQISGEQVKINVLVPEDANHETYEPTAAQMVEVGNSQAYFSLGHLDFENSWLNKLHQSNPEMKIFDTSTGIDLIAAEEHEHGDHTHQSGIDPHIWLSVSAVRIQAENILEGLKVIDSVNGKYYEANYQKFMLTLDSLDAEIHRLFESIPSRSFMIYHPSLGYFARDYQLEQIAIEQEGKDPSPAYMKNLIDLAEAKNISTIFISSQFSKQSALTIAEQIHAKVEEFNPTAPDWINNMKSIAGKLAESTHETK comes from the coding sequence ATGCGCCGTTCTCTTTATTTATTTTCCCTGATTTTCACCATAGGCTTTTTATCATGCCAGCAGAGTAGCAACATCAATAAAGACATTAAAACAATAACTGTAAGCATATTACCTCAAAAGTTTATTGTAACGCAAATATCAGGTGAACAGGTAAAAATCAATGTATTGGTTCCTGAAGACGCCAACCATGAAACCTATGAGCCAACGGCTGCACAGATGGTTGAAGTTGGAAATTCGCAGGCCTATTTTTCACTGGGGCATCTCGATTTTGAAAACAGCTGGTTGAACAAGCTGCATCAGAGCAATCCTGAAATGAAAATTTTTGACACTTCAACCGGCATTGATTTAATTGCAGCAGAAGAACATGAACACGGCGACCATACGCACCAAAGCGGCATTGACCCCCACATTTGGCTATCGGTATCAGCGGTCAGGATACAGGCCGAAAATATACTGGAAGGGCTAAAGGTAATTGATTCGGTTAACGGCAAATATTATGAGGCCAACTACCAAAAGTTTATGCTTACCCTTGATTCGCTGGATGCTGAAATTCACCGTTTGTTTGAATCTATTCCATCGCGGAGTTTTATGATATATCATCCGTCATTAGGTTATTTTGCCCGCGACTATCAACTGGAGCAAATTGCCATTGAGCAGGAAGGAAAGGATCCCAGCCCTGCCTATATGAAAAACCTGATTGATTTGGCTGAGGCAAAAAATATCAGCACAATTTTTATTTCATCGCAATTCAGCAAACAAAGTGCGTTAACTATTGCAGAACAGATACACGCAAAAGTAGAAGAGTTTAACCCTACAGCGCCTGACTGGATAAATAACATGAAGTCAATAGCAGGGAAACTGGCAGAATCAACGCATGAAACAAAATAA
- a CDS encoding V-type ATP synthase subunit E, translating into MENKLQELTRKIYNEGVEKANQEAALIIESAQKQAEEIMRHARREADELLKQAQNSAADMQRNAQSEVRMSSKQAISAIRQQIAALITARVVDAPVKEITGDKAFIGSLIQKAIENFNSDASLVLPAADEKQLEQYFGNRLQQVMSAGLEVTFDDKVKGGFKIGPKDHSYVISFTDDDFVSFFRSFMRPRTINLIFGAE; encoded by the coding sequence ATGGAAAATAAACTTCAGGAGCTTACCCGTAAAATTTACAACGAAGGAGTTGAGAAAGCAAACCAGGAAGCTGCCTTAATTATTGAGAGTGCACAAAAACAGGCTGAAGAGATTATGCGCCATGCCCGTCGCGAAGCTGACGAATTGCTCAAACAGGCTCAAAACAGTGCTGCCGACATGCAACGCAATGCCCAGTCAGAGGTGCGGATGTCGTCAAAACAAGCTATCAGCGCTATCAGGCAGCAAATAGCTGCGCTGATTACAGCCAGAGTGGTAGATGCTCCGGTAAAAGAAATTACAGGAGATAAAGCATTTATCGGAAGTCTTATTCAGAAAGCCATCGAGAATTTTAACAGTGACGCTTCGCTTGTATTGCCGGCTGCAGATGAAAAGCAGCTTGAACAGTATTTTGGCAACCGCCTTCAGCAGGTGATGAGCGCAGGTCTTGAAGTTACCTTTGATGACAAAGTTAAAGGTGGATTTAAAATCGGGCCTAAAGATCACAGCTATGTTATCAGTTTTACTGATGATGATTTTGTGAGTTTCTTCAGGTCGTTTATGCGTCCCCGTACCATTAACCTCATATTCGGGGCCGAATAA
- a CDS encoding DUF2764 family protein has translation MGRQNYYFLVAGLPDITIEQGKLQTGVADFIEQLRQGLSKNDAALLEPFLLPVDNLNLLALLQKQEAELLNQGLYPPAFLTEEVKEPLNLKPYMLRFIESFRAETRLYPQLSPENELATLFYAEMLESKAEFIRHWFEFELNLKNVLLVLAARKNNIPYENQVIGSHPVAEIIRKSNARDLGISAEWPWIEKVLQIADTENILAREKAIDQLRWTYLDELNTFNYFSVEVLIAYLIKLGIIERWLKLDQPTGEEMFKRLLGDLLNSYEFPNEFSVKDGKK, from the coding sequence ATGGGAAGACAAAATTATTATTTCCTCGTTGCAGGTTTGCCCGATATTACTATTGAGCAAGGGAAATTGCAAACAGGTGTTGCTGATTTTATTGAACAGCTCCGGCAGGGGCTCAGTAAAAATGACGCCGCTTTGCTTGAACCCTTCCTGCTGCCTGTCGATAACCTCAACCTGCTTGCGCTTTTGCAAAAGCAGGAGGCAGAGCTGTTAAATCAGGGCTTGTACCCACCTGCATTCCTGACAGAAGAAGTGAAGGAACCATTAAATCTGAAGCCCTATATGCTCAGGTTTATCGAAAGTTTCAGAGCTGAAACACGGCTTTACCCTCAGCTGAGTCCCGAAAACGAACTCGCAACACTTTTCTATGCCGAAATGCTCGAGTCAAAAGCTGAGTTTATCCGGCATTGGTTTGAGTTTGAATTAAATCTAAAGAACGTACTGCTTGTTCTTGCTGCACGCAAAAACAATATCCCTTACGAAAATCAGGTAATCGGGTCTCATCCGGTAGCGGAAATCATCCGCAAAAGCAACGCGCGCGATTTGGGCATTTCTGCTGAATGGCCCTGGATTGAAAAAGTATTACAGATTGCCGATACCGAAAATATTCTTGCCCGCGAAAAAGCCATAGACCAACTCAGGTGGACTTACCTCGATGAGTTGAATACCTTCAACTACTTTTCAGTTGAAGTACTGATTGCATACCTTATCAAACTGGGCATTATTGAACGCTGGCTCAAACTGGATCAACCCACCGGCGAAGAAATGTTTAAACGCCTGCTCGGCGATTTGCTCAACAGCTATGAATTTCCTAACGAGTTTTCAGTAAAAGATGGAAAAAAATAA
- a CDS encoding V-type ATP synthase subunit A — MEKNKLTTGKVAGIIANLVIVEADGPVSQNEICFINLSGVNLMAEVIKVIGNKAYTQVFESTRGLKVGEPVEFMGHMLEVTLGPGILSRNFDGLQNDLDKMEGTFLKRGEYTAPIDLDKSWDFTPLAKVGDVVEAGDWLGEVKENWIGHKIMVPFKFEGKFTVKSVNASGSYKASDTIAVLADADGRQVNVSMVQKWPVKVPIKAYTDKPRPYRLMETGVRIIDTMNPIVEGGTGFVPGPFGSGKTVLQHALSKQAEADLIIVAACGERANEVVEIFTEFPELDDPRTGRKLMERTTIIANTSNMPVAAREASVYTAMTLGEYYRSMGLKVLLLADSTSRWAQALREMSNRMEELPGPDAFPMDLPAIISSFYARSGYVFLNNGSTGSITFIGTVSPAGGNLKEPVTESTKKAARCFFALSQQRADSKRYPAVDPIDSYSKYLEYPELQEYLAENIAPDWLAKVLEAKNILLRGKEAYEQINILGDDGVPIDYHLRYWKSEVIDFVILQQDAFDKIDSSTPIARQEEMLGKVLEVCNTNFDFDGFEAVNPYFKQVINIFKQMNYSVYQSDDYKKYESELAAIIKERKIA; from the coding sequence ATGGAAAAAAATAAATTGACCACCGGAAAAGTTGCCGGTATTATCGCCAACCTGGTTATCGTTGAAGCCGACGGTCCGGTTTCTCAGAATGAAATCTGTTTTATCAACCTGAGTGGTGTTAACCTCATGGCTGAGGTTATCAAAGTGATTGGTAACAAGGCTTACACACAGGTGTTTGAAAGCACACGCGGCCTTAAAGTAGGTGAACCGGTTGAATTTATGGGCCATATGCTTGAGGTTACGCTGGGCCCTGGTATTCTCTCGCGTAACTTCGACGGGTTGCAGAACGACCTCGACAAAATGGAAGGTACCTTCCTGAAACGTGGTGAATATACAGCACCCATCGACCTGGATAAAAGCTGGGACTTTACACCGCTTGCCAAAGTTGGCGATGTTGTTGAAGCCGGCGATTGGCTGGGTGAAGTAAAAGAAAACTGGATTGGCCATAAAATTATGGTGCCATTTAAGTTTGAAGGAAAATTTACGGTTAAAAGTGTGAATGCTTCCGGATCATATAAAGCATCGGATACTATTGCTGTGCTTGCCGATGCCGATGGCCGCCAGGTGAATGTGAGTATGGTGCAGAAATGGCCCGTTAAAGTTCCCATTAAAGCTTATACGGATAAACCACGGCCTTACAGGCTGATGGAAACAGGAGTTCGTATCATCGATACCATGAATCCCATCGTTGAAGGCGGAACAGGTTTTGTGCCCGGCCCCTTTGGTTCAGGCAAAACAGTTCTTCAGCATGCACTGTCAAAACAGGCCGAAGCCGACCTGATTATTGTAGCTGCCTGCGGTGAGCGTGCCAATGAGGTGGTTGAAATTTTTACTGAATTTCCCGAACTGGACGACCCTCGCACCGGCCGAAAGCTGATGGAACGTACGACCATTATTGCCAATACATCCAACATGCCGGTTGCCGCCCGCGAAGCTTCCGTTTATACTGCCATGACCCTGGGCGAATATTACCGCTCAATGGGCTTAAAAGTACTGTTGCTGGCCGACTCTACTTCTCGTTGGGCGCAGGCTTTGCGCGAAATGTCAAACCGCATGGAAGAATTGCCCGGCCCTGATGCCTTCCCGATGGACCTCCCGGCTATTATTTCCAGCTTTTATGCCCGTTCAGGTTACGTATTTCTGAATAATGGAAGCACTGGCTCCATTACCTTTATCGGTACCGTGTCCCCGGCCGGTGGTAACCTCAAGGAACCTGTAACTGAATCAACCAAAAAAGCTGCCCGCTGCTTCTTTGCGCTTTCGCAACAGCGTGCTGATAGCAAGCGTTATCCGGCAGTTGATCCTATCGATAGCTACTCAAAGTATCTTGAATATCCTGAACTTCAGGAATATCTGGCCGAAAATATTGCTCCGGACTGGCTGGCTAAGGTGCTTGAAGCTAAAAATATTCTGCTCCGTGGTAAAGAGGCCTATGAGCAAATCAATATCCTCGGCGATGATGGTGTGCCCATTGATTATCATCTTCGCTACTGGAAATCAGAAGTCATTGACTTTGTGATTCTGCAGCAGGATGCCTTTGATAAAATTGACAGCTCAACACCCATCGCCCGTCAGGAAGAGATGCTTGGCAAAGTGCTCGAAGTTTGCAATACCAACTTTGACTTCGATGGTTTCGAAGCTGTAAACCCATACTTCAAGCAGGTGATTAATATTTTCAAACAGATGAACTATTCTGTTTATCAGTCTGATGACTACAAAAAATACGAGTCAGAACTTGCAGCTATTATTAAAGAAAGGAAAATTGCATAA
- a CDS encoding V-type ATP synthase subunit B, translating into METQAFQKIYTKITQITKATCTLQAQGIGYEEMAIVNGRLAQVVKINGDMVTLQIFSGTEGIPTNAEVVFLGRPPVLKVGEELAGRFFNAYGEPIDGGPQVEGEVREIGGPSVNPVRRMQPSELIATGIAGIDLNNTLVTGQKIPFFADPDQPFNQVMAMVALRAKADKIILGGMGLTNDDYLYYKHVFDNAGALDRIISFVNTTENPPVERLLVPDMALTAAEYFAFDKKETVLVLLTDMTLYADALSIVSNRMDQIPSKDSMPGSLYSDLAKIYEKAVQFPDGGSITIIAVTTLSSGDITHAIPDNTGYITEGQLFLRRDSDIGKVIVDPFRSLSRLKQLVIGKQTRKDHPQVMNAAVRLYADAANAKTKLENGFDLTNYDERTMNFAKEYSNDLLAIDVNIDTDMMLDKAWELFGKNFSKAEVGIKQEFVDLYWPAS; encoded by the coding sequence ATGGAAACCCAGGCATTTCAGAAAATATATACAAAGATTACCCAGATAACCAAAGCCACCTGCACTTTGCAGGCGCAGGGTATTGGATATGAGGAGATGGCCATTGTGAATGGTCGTTTGGCTCAGGTGGTAAAAATCAATGGCGATATGGTTACCCTGCAGATTTTCTCAGGCACCGAGGGCATTCCAACCAATGCCGAAGTGGTATTTCTGGGTCGCCCGCCCGTACTGAAGGTGGGTGAAGAACTGGCCGGCCGGTTTTTTAATGCCTATGGTGAACCTATCGACGGCGGTCCGCAAGTGGAAGGTGAAGTACGCGAAATCGGCGGCCCTTCGGTAAATCCGGTGCGCCGCATGCAGCCTTCAGAACTTATTGCCACCGGTATTGCCGGCATCGACCTTAACAATACCCTAGTAACCGGACAAAAAATACCTTTCTTTGCCGATCCTGATCAACCTTTTAACCAGGTGATGGCTATGGTGGCGCTACGTGCTAAAGCTGACAAGATTATTCTTGGCGGCATGGGGCTGACGAATGACGATTATCTTTATTACAAGCATGTATTTGATAATGCCGGTGCACTCGACCGTATCATCAGTTTTGTAAATACTACTGAAAATCCGCCGGTTGAGCGATTGCTGGTGCCTGATATGGCGCTTACCGCTGCCGAATACTTTGCCTTCGATAAAAAAGAAACTGTTTTGGTGCTGCTCACCGACATGACCCTTTATGCCGATGCGCTTAGTATTGTTTCCAACCGTATGGACCAGATTCCTTCAAAGGATAGCATGCCGGGATCTCTCTACAGCGATTTGGCAAAGATTTACGAAAAAGCCGTACAATTCCCTGACGGGGGATCTATTACCATTATTGCCGTAACAACCCTTTCCAGTGGCGATATTACCCATGCTATTCCCGATAATACAGGGTATATTACTGAAGGTCAGTTGTTTTTGCGCCGCGATTCGGACATCGGCAAAGTTATTGTTGACCCGTTCAGGTCGCTTTCAAGGCTCAAGCAACTCGTTATCGGTAAGCAAACCCGCAAGGATCATCCTCAGGTAATGAATGCAGCCGTGCGCCTTTATGCCGATGCTGCCAACGCCAAAACCAAACTGGAAAACGGTTTTGACCTTACCAATTACGACGAACGTACGATGAATTTTGCCAAAGAATATTCCAATGATTTGCTGGCTATTGACGTGAATATTGACACCGATATGATGCTCGACAAAGCATGGGAATTGTTTGGCAAAAACTTTTCAAAGGCCGAGGTAGGTATCAAACAGGAATTTGTGGATTTGTACTGGCCAGCTTCCTGA
- a CDS encoding V-type ATP synthase subunit D, whose translation MAIKFQYNKTSLQDLSKQLKVRVRALPTIKNKESALRMEVKKAKDMAGALSQKLDAAIESYSAMVRMWGEFDLSLVKVEDVDLSVRKIAGVRIPVLEEVKFSTAEFSLFNRPAWFADGIGIVRQLASIGIESEFYNRKMHLLDHARRKTTQKVNLYEKVQIPGYEDAILKIKRFMEDEENLSKSAQKIVKDRQQRMEEEG comes from the coding sequence ATGGCCATAAAATTTCAATATAACAAAACCTCGTTACAGGATCTAAGCAAACAGCTGAAGGTGCGTGTACGGGCTTTGCCTACCATCAAGAATAAAGAGTCGGCGCTGCGTATGGAGGTGAAGAAGGCTAAGGATATGGCCGGGGCACTCAGCCAGAAGCTTGATGCAGCCATTGAAAGCTACAGCGCAATGGTAAGAATGTGGGGTGAATTTGACCTCAGCCTGGTAAAAGTAGAGGATGTGGACCTGAGTGTTCGCAAAATTGCCGGTGTTAGAATTCCTGTTCTTGAAGAGGTTAAATTTTCTACCGCTGAGTTTAGTCTGTTTAACCGGCCTGCATGGTTTGCCGATGGTATTGGTATTGTGCGGCAACTCGCCAGCATTGGCATCGAAAGTGAATTTTATAATCGTAAAATGCACCTGCTCGATCACGCCCGCCGCAAAACAACCCAAAAAGTGAACCTTTACGAAAAGGTGCAGATTCCCGGCTACGAAGATGCCATCCTTAAAATCAAACGGTTTATGGAAGACGAAGAGAATCTCTCCAAGTCGGCTCAGAAAATTGTAAAAGACCGTCAGCAAAGAATGGAGGAAGAAGGATGA
- a CDS encoding V-type ATP synthase subunit I, whose amino-acid sequence MKKYAFLVYHKEYDAFLRKLRELGVVHIVEKEGVVTESIRQQFQLADQLDKAIRLLTGRVAETATPLQDADGEMLFDEVNDIQNQLSALVQQKAALRKETAEVTPWGDFSPEQLQLLADKNIRIRLFTCPVRIWNPEWTEKYYIFEINQLAGQVYFALADTGEGLPDIDADEVRMPTESIASLLKKAENLQQEEARLNARLDEIARTAVPALKQFKQQLIQDAEYDKAVVTTSREADENLMILEGWIPAEAGEVLNRFLDAEGVFYLSDSPTPGDQVPVLLKNKGFASKFEVLGELYSLPGYSELDLTPFFAPFYTIFFGFCLGDTGYGVLIALAALFAKRKVGKELKPIASLVAYLGLSTIVFGLISGTAFGINLYETNLPVYSQLQQMFKANNTDINNLLFVLALVLGGIQILFGMGIKAANEAIQFGFKYALGTIGWIVILLGVSIVMGISKLGGVPMVTIQPLLYAVLAIGGILVLFFNSPGKGILLNFGLGLWNSYNMVTGVLGDLLSYIRLFALGISSAILGFVFNSLALSLGGSVIGIFFMVIILVIGHGINIFMASLGSFVHPMRLTFVEFYKNAGFAGGGKKYKPFRKLI is encoded by the coding sequence ATGAAAAAATATGCCTTCCTGGTTTACCACAAGGAGTATGATGCTTTTCTCAGGAAACTTCGTGAACTTGGCGTTGTGCATATTGTGGAAAAGGAAGGCGTGGTTACCGAAAGTATCCGGCAGCAGTTTCAGTTGGCCGATCAGCTCGATAAAGCTATTCGCCTGCTTACAGGTCGTGTGGCCGAAACCGCCACTCCGCTTCAGGATGCTGATGGTGAAATGCTGTTTGATGAAGTCAATGACATTCAGAATCAACTGTCAGCTTTGGTACAACAAAAGGCTGCCCTTCGCAAAGAAACAGCTGAAGTTACACCATGGGGCGATTTTTCACCTGAACAGTTGCAATTACTCGCCGATAAAAATATCCGAATCAGGCTCTTTACTTGTCCGGTCAGAATCTGGAATCCTGAATGGACTGAAAAGTACTATATTTTTGAAATCAATCAGTTGGCTGGTCAGGTTTACTTTGCTCTGGCCGATACCGGAGAAGGACTGCCCGATATAGATGCTGATGAAGTAAGAATGCCAACAGAATCTATTGCCTCACTCCTGAAAAAGGCCGAAAACCTGCAACAGGAAGAGGCACGGCTGAATGCCCGGCTTGACGAGATTGCCCGCACTGCTGTTCCTGCACTGAAACAGTTTAAACAGCAGCTGATTCAGGATGCTGAATATGATAAAGCAGTGGTAACTACCTCACGTGAAGCCGACGAAAACCTGATGATTCTGGAGGGATGGATTCCTGCGGAGGCTGGCGAGGTGCTTAATCGTTTTCTGGATGCCGAAGGTGTATTTTACCTGTCCGATTCACCAACCCCGGGCGATCAGGTGCCCGTATTGCTTAAAAATAAAGGGTTTGCCAGTAAATTTGAAGTGTTGGGCGAGCTTTACTCATTGCCCGGCTACTCCGAACTCGACCTTACTCCGTTTTTTGCACCGTTTTATACCATCTTTTTTGGATTCTGCCTGGGTGATACCGGTTATGGGGTCTTGATTGCCTTGGCAGCCTTGTTTGCCAAACGCAAAGTTGGTAAAGAACTTAAACCCATTGCATCGTTGGTTGCCTATCTTGGACTTTCAACTATTGTGTTCGGGCTAATCAGTGGTACTGCTTTCGGTATCAATTTATATGAAACCAACCTGCCTGTTTACAGTCAGTTGCAGCAGATGTTCAAGGCCAACAATACCGACATTAACAACCTGCTCTTTGTACTTGCACTGGTGCTTGGGGGAATTCAGATTTTGTTTGGAATGGGTATCAAAGCGGCCAACGAAGCCATTCAGTTCGGCTTTAAGTATGCGCTTGGCACCATTGGCTGGATTGTTATTCTGTTGGGTGTTTCCATCGTTATGGGCATTAGTAAACTGGGAGGTGTTCCGATGGTAACCATTCAGCCTTTACTTTATGCAGTGCTTGCCATCGGTGGTATTTTGGTGCTCTTCTTCAATTCACCGGGTAAGGGTATTCTCCTTAACTTCGGACTGGGACTGTGGAACAGTTACAATATGGTGACTGGTGTGCTGGGCGATTTGCTCTCTTATATCCGTCTTTTTGCTCTCGGAATATCAAGTGCCATTCTCGGATTTGTTTTCAATAGTCTGGCATTGTCGCTTGGAGGTAGTGTCATTGGCATTTTCTTCATGGTTATCATTCTGGTGATAGGCCATGGTATCAATATTTTTATGGCAAGTTTGGGTTCTTTTGTACATCCAATGCGTCTGACTTTTGTTGAGTTTTACAAAAATGCCGGTTTTGCAGGCGGCGGCAAAAAATACAAGCCTTTCAGAAAATTAATTTAA
- a CDS encoding V-type ATP synthase subunit K, producing MEPIILAYIGVGLMIGLAGIGSALGVSIGGNASLGALKKNPDAFGNYLVLSALPGTQGLYGFMGYFILQGFLTPQVSWLQAGAIFGAGLALGFVALISAIKQGQVCANGIASIGAGYNVFGNTLILAVFPELYAIIAFAATFLISSSL from the coding sequence ATGGAACCGATTATTTTAGCTTACATTGGCGTTGGACTGATGATTGGATTGGCCGGTATCGGCAGTGCTTTAGGCGTATCTATTGGTGGCAATGCCTCGTTGGGCGCCCTGAAGAAAAACCCTGATGCTTTTGGTAATTATCTTGTGTTGAGTGCGCTGCCCGGTACCCAGGGTCTTTATGGATTTATGGGCTACTTTATTCTGCAGGGCTTTCTTACCCCACAGGTATCATGGCTGCAGGCCGGTGCTATTTTCGGAGCCGGACTCGCGCTGGGCTTTGTTGCCCTGATTTCTGCCATTAAACAGGGACAGGTGTGTGCCAATGGTATAGCTTCAATCGGCGCAGGTTACAACGTTTTCGGAAATACCCTCATTCTGGCCGTATTCCCCGAATTGTACGCCATTATCGCTTTTGCTGCTACTTTCCTTATCAGCTCCAGTCTCTGA
- a CDS encoding DUF4342 domain-containing protein, with translation METRNEFKVKGEELLAKIKELIHQGNISRIIVKNDEGKVYLEIPVTIGLIGALVVPVLAAIGALAALAADFTIEVVRKED, from the coding sequence ATGGAAACAAGAAACGAATTTAAGGTTAAAGGCGAAGAGTTACTTGCCAAAATTAAAGAGCTAATTCATCAGGGTAATATTTCGCGCATTATCGTGAAAAACGATGAAGGCAAAGTGTACCTTGAAATTCCTGTTACAATTGGTCTTATTGGCGCTTTGGTTGTGCCTGTTTTGGCTGCAATTGGTGCCCTCGCTGCTCTGGCCGCTGATTTTACCATCGAAGTAGTCCGAAAAGAGGATTAA